From Xiphophorus hellerii strain 12219 chromosome 20, Xiphophorus_hellerii-4.1, whole genome shotgun sequence, the proteins below share one genomic window:
- the LOC116711168 gene encoding complement C1q subcomponent subunit C-like: protein MGADLVCAVLLAAALLPSAVEGDVNCNGHPGELGPPGRDGLAGMKGQKGEPAVRVDSPVDTSMLLRLRGDKGSSGPQGPMGPKGYRGEVGAAGMAGQPGPPGPVGMHLNPGQSSSNQETHSAFSVRRNVTTYPPFNQKITYQEAVVNTNNNFAINTGIFTCRTPGFYYFTFHSIAKVSMCLGLVKAGEVEKIVFCDENTRSSEQVLSGGVVLQLTAGQKVWLESYRDQQQNPQIQKDSDTKDVREKLIIFNGFLIFSSS, encoded by the exons ATGGGAGCCGATTTGGTCTGTGCCGTTCTGTTGGCCGCTGCTTTGCTGCCGTCAGCCGTCGAAGGCGACGTGAACTGTAACGGCCATCCAGGAGAACTTGGACCTCCTGGACGAGACGGGCTGGCTGGGATGAAAGGCCAGAAGGGAGAGCCAG CTGTCCGGGTGGACAGCCCAGTGGACACAAGCATGCTGCTGAGGCTGAGAGGGGACAAAGGAAGCTCGGGGCCACAAGGGCCGATGGGTCCAAAGGGTTACCGCGGTGAAGTGGGAGCAGCAGGAATGGCCGGCCAGCCTGGTCCACCCGGTCCAGTGGGGATGCACCTCAACCCCG GTCAAAGTTCGTCCAATCAGGAAACTCACTCAGCGTTCTCTGTGAGGAGAAATGTCACCACATATCCACCTTTCAACCAG AAAATAACTTATCAGGAAGCCGTCGTCAACACTAACAACAATTTCGCCATAAACACCGGCATCTTCACCTGCAGAACACCTGGTTTTTATTACTTCACCTTCCACTCCATCGCCAAG GTCAGCATGTGCCTGGGTTTAGTCAAAGCAGGTGAAGTAGAGAAAATAGTGTTTTGTGATGAAAACACTAGGAGCTCTGAACAG GTCCTGTCTGGTGGAGTCGTGTTGCAGCTGACGGCGGGACAGAAAGTCTGGCTGGAGTCCTACAGAGACCAGCAGCAAAACCCGCAGATCCAGAAAGACTCCGACACAAAAGACGtcagagaaaaactgatcaTCTTCAACGGCTTCCTGATCTTCTCAAGTTCATAA